Part of the Acidobacteriota bacterium genome is shown below.
TCCCACTGGAACTCGAAGTCGCCGAACGCGCGCGTGGTGATGATGTCGCCGCCCTTGCGTCCGAGCCCTTTGAGCGTGCCATGCTCGACGGTCCATCCGGCGGCGGGGAAGCCGGCCTTCGCGAACCCCTTCCATCCATTCGTGGTCGTGCCATCGAACAGGAGTTCCCAACCGGCGGCGCGCTCCTGTTCGGTGAGGACGTTCTGCGGAGCGGCGTTCGACGCGCGCTCGTCGAGCTGCGCCGCGATGCGACGCCACGTGGCGATGTTGGCGGCCAGGTTCGTGTACGGATCGCCGGGCACGTTGTAGGCCTGCAGGCCGATCGGTCCGGAGTATCCCGCCGCGCGAAGCCGCTGCAGGTAGTCGACCATGTCGAAGTCGCCCTGATCGAGCCGCGCCACCCACGTGCGGCTCGGCGAATCGATGCCATTGATGCTCACGCGCGTGGACACGGGTGCCACGGCCTTCAGTGTTGCGTCGAGGCGATCCCCCACGCCGCTCATGTACTCGTGACACAGGTTGATCGTGGCGCCCACGTTGGCTCGCTTCGCCTTGGCGACGATGCGGGCAGAGTCGACGCCGTGCTCGACGTAGAAGCCTGCGTGGCCGTAGAGCGCGACCTTCACGCCGTACTTGCGCGCGATGTCGGCCACCTTGCGCACGTTGGCCACGGCGCGCGCGTCGTTGTCGCCCGTGGTCTTCGTTTCGCGGATGGTGATCCACACCACTGTGTCGGTACCCGCCAGCATGCGGATCGCCTCGGCCAGCCGCGGGTCGAATGGCTCGGGCCTGTCGATGTACGTGTACACGTAGAGGCCGTAGATCTTCAGGTCCACTGCGCCGAACGCCTTCTGCCAGCGCGCGAGATCCTCGGGGTTCGTGTAGTTGTAGCTGATGCCGTCGTAACCGAGTTCCTTCAGCACCGACGCCTGTTGTTCTGGCGTCCACGACCCGCGGCCCACACCGTTGTCGAAGACGTAGAACTCGGGACGTGCGTCGGCCGCCGCCGGCAGCAGCGCAAGGAGACAGGCGAGACACGCAGCGCGCCAGGCGTTCATGCCACCCCCCACGGTGCGCGACCGGCCGGCGCCACGAGGTGCCTGTTGGCCTCCTCGTCATCAGGAAAGCGTTCGCTGACGGGATCCCAGCGCAGCGCCTTGCCCTGGCGCTTCGCGCCGATGTGCGCAAGGTGGCAGATCGAGATCGTGCGTTGGCCTACTTCGGCGTCCTCCATGGTGTTGCCCCGGCTGCGCACCGCGTCGATGAAGTCCACGCGTTCGCTGCGGAGCGGGAAGCGCACGGCGTCTGGACCGAGTGTCGACGACAGGATCGACGGCGTGCTGGCTTCGAGGAACTCGGGGTGCGCGGCCGACTTCGAGTAGTTCACCTGCACCCAGCCCTCGTCGCCTTCGAAGCGGATCTGCGGCTGATCCATCGTGTAGAACATCTCGACGCCGTTGGCGAACCTGAAG
Proteins encoded:
- a CDS encoding DUF1080 domain-containing protein, which translates into the protein MNAWRAACLACLLALLPAAADARPEFYVFDNGVGRGSWTPEQQASVLKELGYDGISYNYTNPEDLARWQKAFGAVDLKIYGLYVYTYIDRPEPFDPRLAEAIRMLAGTDTVVWITIRETKTTGDNDARAVANVRKVADIARKYGVKVALYGHAGFYVEHGVDSARIVAKAKRANVGATINLCHEYMSGVGDRLDATLKAVAPVSTRVSINGIDSPSRTWVARLDQGDFDMVDYLQRLRAAGYSGPIGLQAYNVPGDPYTNLAANIATWRRIAAQLDERASNAAPQNVLTEQERAAGWELLFDGTTTNGWKGFAKAGFPAAGWTVEHGTLKGLGRKGGDIITTRAFGDFEFQWDWRLSFQGNSGVKYFVDEARGNGGGAIGHEYQTIDDENYTAIALTDRQKTGAWYDVIPPTTVAARPTGDWNTSRLVVRGTSVEHWLNGARVLAYDITSPAAAHGIATSKFRDVKGYADKIRTPLLLQDHDTVVWFRNLKVRDIR